In one window of Halorubrum sp. BV1 DNA:
- a CDS encoding molybdopterin-dependent oxidoreductase translates to MTDAAADGTTDLTGLYREYGDDRLPPGQRETDRFPVLSKGETPAWNADSFAFEVWGAVDEPQSFSLATFRDLPSVTQRQDFHCVTGWSTFDCTFTGVKFAEIAARAGLDDDVSHVVFHALDGYTTNLPLGECTEPGVLFAYGYDGGDLPADHGGPIRVVTPHKYAYKGAKWVTGVEFLTEKELGYWEKRGYSDTANPWKEERYS, encoded by the coding sequence ATGACCGACGCCGCAGCCGACGGTACGACGGATCTCACCGGCCTCTATCGGGAGTACGGTGACGACCGGCTCCCGCCGGGACAACGCGAGACCGACCGCTTCCCGGTGCTCTCGAAGGGCGAGACGCCGGCGTGGAACGCGGACTCGTTCGCCTTCGAGGTGTGGGGTGCCGTCGACGAGCCCCAATCGTTCTCGCTTGCGACGTTCCGCGACCTCCCTTCCGTCACGCAGCGACAGGACTTCCACTGTGTCACCGGCTGGAGCACGTTCGACTGCACGTTCACGGGGGTCAAGTTCGCCGAGATCGCGGCGCGTGCCGGGCTCGACGACGACGTCTCCCACGTCGTGTTCCATGCGCTCGACGGCTACACGACGAACCTTCCGCTCGGCGAGTGCACCGAGCCCGGCGTGCTGTTCGCGTACGGCTACGACGGCGGCGACCTCCCCGCCGACCACGGCGGACCGATCCGGGTCGTCACCCCTCACAAGTACGCGTACAAGGGCGCAAAATGGGTCACAGGCGTCGAGTTTCTCACCGAGAAGGAGCTCGGGTACTGGGAAAAGCGCGGGTACAGCGACACGGCGAACCCGTGGAAAGAAGAGCGGTACAGCTAG
- a CDS encoding RsmB/NOP family class I SAM-dependent RNA methyltransferase has translation MNPLDRYESLVDDVDAFRTACDRPLPSVVRTNGIAASPARVREAFEEEGVAYEPVGWHDGLFRLPDGNPGGNWPYVHGWTHGQEEVSVLPGLALDPQPGERVWDACAAPGSKTTQIADAMDDRGTVVANDNNLGRLSALRHNAERLGVTNAIVTNQDARNFSVKPLAFDAFDRALVDAPCSCEGTCRKNPDVLDQWTLDHVHGVAGIQKGILSRAVQATRPGGTVVYSTCTFAPEENEAVLDHVLANEPCEIVEFDLPLEADPGVTEWENETYDEAVTRAKRIYPHRNDTGGFFCAKLRVNGRGAEGGGRDGETREVAGDEEVAA, from the coding sequence ATGAATCCGCTCGACCGGTACGAGTCACTCGTCGACGACGTTGACGCGTTCCGGACGGCGTGTGACCGGCCGCTGCCGTCGGTCGTGCGCACGAACGGGATCGCCGCCTCGCCGGCGCGCGTCCGTGAGGCGTTCGAGGAGGAGGGGGTGGCGTACGAGCCCGTCGGCTGGCACGACGGACTGTTTCGGCTGCCCGACGGGAACCCCGGCGGGAACTGGCCGTACGTCCACGGCTGGACCCACGGCCAAGAGGAGGTTTCCGTCTTGCCGGGGCTCGCACTCGACCCGCAGCCCGGCGAGCGCGTCTGGGACGCCTGTGCCGCTCCGGGGAGCAAGACGACGCAGATCGCCGACGCCATGGACGACCGGGGGACCGTCGTCGCGAACGACAACAATCTCGGTCGGCTCTCGGCGCTGCGGCACAACGCCGAGCGGCTCGGCGTGACGAACGCGATCGTCACGAACCAGGACGCGCGCAACTTCTCCGTGAAACCGCTCGCGTTCGACGCGTTCGACCGCGCACTGGTCGACGCCCCCTGCTCGTGTGAGGGGACTTGCCGGAAGAACCCGGACGTCCTCGACCAGTGGACGCTCGATCACGTCCACGGCGTCGCCGGGATCCAAAAGGGGATCCTCTCGCGCGCCGTACAGGCGACCCGTCCCGGCGGCACAGTCGTCTACTCGACGTGCACGTTCGCGCCGGAGGAGAACGAGGCGGTGCTCGACCACGTCCTCGCGAACGAGCCGTGTGAGATAGTCGAGTTCGACCTTCCGCTGGAGGCCGATCCGGGCGTCACCGAGTGGGAAAACGAGACCTACGACGAGGCGGTGACCCGCGCGAAGCGGATCTACCCGCACCGGAACGACACGGGGGGGTTCTTTTGTGCGAAGCTGCGGGTGAACGGAAGAGGGGCCGAGGGCGGCGGTCGCGACGGCGAAACACGTGAGGTCGCCGGCGACGAGGAGGTGGCCGCGTGA
- a CDS encoding isochorismate synthase MenF, translating into MEQARSTSSPSLVSRTTEIDAPAFAAAFDALPEPLTTWNAPDDALVLGSGAAATLTGHGPDRFAEIRTAAADLFDSGDVHAGTEAARPRVFGGFAFHEGSCDGDPWKPFPEARFVLPRVQMTVADNGVWLTVNATGPDASVNDVERRLGVEVDRLSGLDAGTDRPPRPGIAASHRTTSREAWRSGVEAAVDRIRGGDLQKVVLAQALDAELSAPFPRAATLERLAEKYPDCHRYYFEPASDGRGSAFFGATPERLVALRGRTVETDALAGTTGRGETPEEDEWLARELLDDAKNVHEHELVAETVREQLEPFAASISADDRRVRRLATVQHLHTPITAELDDDRHVLELVEALHPTPAVGGLPPDRALDTIREAEPFDRGWYAAPVGWIDAAGNGAFAVAIRSAVARPRRATLFAGVGLVADSDPDREWDEVQLKYRPILDELEDGPADSDEEAGTRTADED; encoded by the coding sequence ATGGAACAGGCGCGTTCGACGTCGTCCCCGTCGCTCGTCAGCCGTACGACCGAGATCGACGCGCCGGCGTTCGCGGCGGCGTTCGACGCGCTTCCGGAACCGCTGACGACGTGGAACGCACCCGACGACGCGCTGGTGCTCGGGAGCGGAGCGGCCGCGACGCTGACGGGCCACGGCCCCGACCGCTTCGCCGAGATCCGCACCGCTGCTGCCGACCTGTTCGACTCCGGCGACGTCCACGCCGGCACCGAGGCCGCCCGTCCTCGCGTGTTCGGCGGCTTCGCATTCCACGAGGGGAGCTGTGACGGCGACCCGTGGAAGCCGTTCCCCGAGGCGCGGTTCGTCCTCCCGCGCGTACAGATGACGGTCGCCGACAACGGCGTCTGGCTGACGGTGAATGCGACCGGGCCAGACGCGTCCGTAAACGACGTAGAGCGTCGGCTCGGAGTCGAGGTGGACCGGCTGTCCGGCCTCGACGCGGGGACGGACCGGCCGCCGCGTCCCGGGATCGCGGCGAGCCATCGCACCACGAGCCGCGAGGCGTGGCGCTCCGGGGTGGAGGCCGCCGTCGACCGGATCCGGGGCGGCGACCTTCAGAAGGTCGTTCTCGCACAGGCGCTAGACGCAGAGCTCTCTGCCCCGTTTCCGCGTGCTGCGACGCTCGAACGGCTTGCGGAAAAGTATCCGGACTGTCACCGATACTACTTCGAACCCGCGAGCGACGGGCGCGGAAGCGCCTTTTTCGGCGCGACCCCCGAGCGGCTGGTCGCGCTCCGCGGCCGAACGGTGGAGACGGACGCGCTCGCCGGAACCACCGGCCGCGGCGAGACTCCAGAAGAAGACGAGTGGCTCGCGCGCGAACTCCTCGACGACGCCAAGAACGTTCACGAGCACGAACTCGTCGCGGAGACGGTCCGCGAGCAGTTGGAGCCGTTCGCCGCGTCGATCTCGGCCGACGACAGGCGCGTGCGTCGACTCGCCACGGTACAGCACCTCCACACGCCGATCACCGCGGAGCTCGACGACGACCGGCACGTCCTCGAACTGGTCGAGGCGCTCCACCCGACGCCCGCGGTCGGGGGACTTCCGCCGGACCGCGCGCTCGACACCATCCGGGAGGCGGAGCCGTTCGACCGCGGCTGGTACGCCGCGCCGGTCGGCTGGATCGACGCCGCCGGCAACGGCGCGTTCGCGGTCGCGATACGCTCTGCGGTCGCGCGCCCGCGTCGAGCGACGCTCTTCGCCGGCGTGGGTCTCGTCGCGGACTCCGATCCGGACCGCGAGTGGGACGAGGTGCAACTCAAATACCGGCCGATCCTCGACGAACTGGAGGATGGACCCGCGGACTCAGACGAGGAGGCGGGGACCCGGACGGCGGACGAAGACTAA
- a CDS encoding D-aminoacyl-tRNA deacylase, producing the protein MIAIVVSRADSASVHIGEQLLAVGDWEPHEDETRPDAAGGGTYYRTDGFELREFDDLHVDLDDPTDAFGTDDETPAVLVFVSRHSGESGELLTAHVTGNFGPAPYGGASETLSRAAPGAEKRVVAALASHAPAGYDVGIECTHHGPTDVRVPSLFVELGSDEPQWSDPEAARAVARAVLDMRDTGADLLVDGDDGRDPTPRHVVGFGGGHYAPRFTRIVRETAWAVGHVAADWALGEMGAPDANRDVIEQAFERSRAEFAVVEGDRPILESVIDDLGHRVVSETWVRTVGDRPLALVERLESDLATVDDGLRFGEVEPASTGSDETRIRELPAALLSRAQGIDSTAARAAVEAATVAFETEQAGTRAAGRAAFATATEAPEYADLVADLADVLERRYDAVDVEYDAVDVEDDADHAGLPIDAEPTSVVARETAFDPSLAAEAGVPEGPAFGRLADGEAVEVDDETIEPADVSRTQVDRFPL; encoded by the coding sequence GTGATAGCGATCGTCGTGAGTCGGGCAGACAGCGCCTCGGTACACATCGGAGAGCAGCTGCTCGCGGTCGGCGACTGGGAGCCGCACGAGGACGAGACGCGCCCCGACGCGGCGGGGGGCGGTACCTACTACCGGACCGACGGGTTCGAGCTCCGCGAATTCGACGACCTCCACGTCGATCTGGACGACCCGACGGACGCGTTCGGCACGGACGACGAGACGCCGGCGGTCCTCGTGTTCGTCTCCAGGCACTCGGGCGAGAGCGGCGAGCTGCTGACCGCACACGTCACCGGGAACTTCGGCCCAGCGCCGTACGGCGGCGCGTCCGAGACGCTCTCGCGAGCCGCTCCCGGCGCCGAAAAGCGCGTGGTCGCGGCGCTGGCGTCACACGCGCCCGCGGGCTACGACGTGGGTATCGAGTGCACGCACCACGGCCCCACGGACGTGCGCGTGCCGTCGCTGTTCGTCGAACTCGGCTCGGACGAACCGCAGTGGAGCGATCCGGAAGCGGCCCGCGCGGTCGCGCGAGCGGTCCTCGATATGCGGGACACGGGGGCGGACCTGCTCGTCGACGGCGACGACGGAAGAGATCCGACCCCGCGCCATGTCGTCGGCTTCGGCGGCGGCCACTACGCGCCGCGGTTCACCCGAATCGTCCGCGAGACGGCGTGGGCGGTGGGTCATGTGGCCGCGGACTGGGCGCTCGGCGAGATGGGCGCGCCCGACGCGAACCGAGACGTGATCGAGCAGGCGTTCGAGCGGAGCCGGGCCGAGTTCGCCGTGGTCGAGGGCGACAGACCGATCCTCGAATCGGTGATAGACGACCTCGGACACCGCGTCGTGAGCGAGACGTGGGTCCGGACGGTCGGCGACAGACCGCTCGCGCTCGTGGAGCGACTGGAGTCCGACCTCGCGACGGTCGACGACGGGCTCCGGTTCGGCGAGGTCGAGCCCGCGTCGACGGGATCCGACGAGACCCGGATTCGGGAACTGCCCGCCGCGTTGCTGTCGCGGGCACAGGGCATCGACTCGACCGCGGCCCGCGCGGCGGTCGAGGCGGCGACGGTCGCCTTCGAGACCGAGCAGGCCGGGACGCGAGCCGCCGGGCGAGCGGCGTTTGCGACAGCCACCGAAGCGCCCGAGTACGCCGACCTCGTCGCGGACCTCGCGGATGTCTTGGAACGGCGGTACGACGCGGTCGATGTCGAGTACGACGCGGTCGACGTCGAGGACGACGCGGACCACGCCGGACTGCCAATCGACGCCGAACCGACGAGCGTCGTCGCCCGCGAGACGGCGTTCGACCCGTCGCTCGCCGCCGAGGCGGGAGTGCCCGAGGGGCCGGCGTTCGGGCGGCTCGCAGACGGCGAGGCGGTGGAAGTTGACGACGAGACGATCGAGCCGGCGGACGTGTCGCGGACGCAGGTGGATCGGTTCCCGCTGTGA
- a CDS encoding cell surface protein, producing the protein MPRVEITVPEHLEMQIAQMVEQGEFLNREEAVEELLSTGIKAYKTSGPRDDEESSGFEDEGMMGHEDEYVF; encoded by the coding sequence ATGCCACGAGTGGAGATAACTGTGCCGGAGCATCTGGAGATGCAGATCGCCCAGATGGTGGAGCAAGGGGAGTTCCTCAACCGAGAAGAAGCGGTCGAAGAGCTTCTGTCGACGGGAATCAAGGCGTACAAGACCAGCGGCCCCCGAGACGACGAAGAGTCGAGTGGCTTCGAGGACGAGGGGATGATGGGTCACGAAGACGAGTACGTGTTCTGA
- a CDS encoding UPF0058 family protein, producing MHKDELLELHEQMVTIMEHFRGHETVDGSLFDPYDELDVDPSHVHKSKSEHKHAVFVLGNALANAMSEDEFSPAGRVGKRMKELADDAENKI from the coding sequence ATGCACAAAGACGAGCTGCTCGAACTTCACGAACAGATGGTGACGATAATGGAGCACTTCCGCGGCCACGAGACGGTCGACGGCTCGCTTTTCGATCCGTACGACGAACTCGACGTCGACCCGTCACACGTCCACAAGTCGAAGAGCGAGCACAAACACGCCGTGTTCGTGCTCGGAAACGCCCTCGCGAACGCGATGAGCGAAGACGAGTTCTCGCCTGCGGGCCGCGTCGGAAAGCGGATGAAAGAACTCGCCGACGACGCCGAAAACAAGATCTGA
- a CDS encoding proteasome assembly chaperone family protein → MAQISVLDDEVSLSEPTLVEGFPGVGLVGKIATDHMIDAHEMTHYANVHCDGLPRVAVYREDDPTVTAPVRLYADSELDLVALRSDVPVHPNAATEVADCLNGWFDETTAFPVFLSGLGREKDENPPALYGIATGDGGDALSRASVDDPPESGLVSGPTGAMLAAALERGRDAVGLIVESDPQFPDPEGARILIRDGIDPIAGTETPTDGLVDQATEIRNAKQQLAERMRQATEESSQAEPLKMFQ, encoded by the coding sequence ATGGCGCAAATATCCGTACTCGACGACGAGGTGTCGCTGTCCGAACCGACCCTTGTCGAGGGGTTCCCCGGCGTGGGGCTCGTCGGCAAGATCGCGACCGATCACATGATCGACGCACACGAGATGACCCACTACGCCAACGTCCACTGCGACGGTCTCCCGCGAGTGGCGGTGTACCGGGAAGACGATCCGACGGTGACCGCCCCCGTGCGGCTGTACGCCGACTCCGAACTCGATCTCGTCGCGCTCAGAAGCGACGTGCCTGTCCATCCGAACGCCGCAACCGAGGTCGCGGACTGCCTCAACGGGTGGTTCGACGAGACGACAGCGTTCCCCGTGTTCCTCTCCGGCCTCGGCCGCGAGAAGGACGAAAACCCGCCGGCGCTGTACGGGATCGCGACCGGCGACGGCGGCGACGCGCTCTCGCGCGCTTCGGTCGACGACCCGCCGGAATCCGGCCTCGTCTCCGGACCGACCGGCGCGATGCTCGCGGCGGCGTTAGAGCGCGGTCGCGACGCCGTCGGGCTGATCGTCGAATCGGATCCGCAGTTCCCCGATCCGGAGGGCGCGCGGATCCTCATTCGCGACGGCATCGACCCGATCGCCGGGACCGAGACGCCGACCGACGGCCTCGTGGATCAGGCGACCGAGATCCGCAACGCCAAACAGCAGCTCGCAGAGCGGATGCGGCAGGCGACAGAGGAGAGCTCGCAGGCGGAGCCGCTGAAGATGTTCCAGTGA
- a CDS encoding redox-regulated ATPase YchF, which translates to MITVALAGKPNAGKSTFYTAATMADVDVANYPFTTIDANRGVTHVRTECPCLDRDERCGNERCRDGKRYVPVELLDVAGLVPGAHEGKGLGNQFLDELTNADVVVNVVDASGATNAEGEPVEPGSRDPLDDVDFIEEEMDLWLTGIVDRNWESVERKSRSPEFDIETALTDMLTGFGASEHDVASVLRGLEYPADPKAWTDDDREALARAVRRRTKPIVVVANKVDAAPEDAVDRIRAGTDKPVIPATADGERALRRAAEAGVVDYDPGDEAFEVVGDVSESQRTGLDAIADAMASHRGTGVQAALNAAVYDRLDRITVYPVQDAAKWTDGTGNVLPDAHLLPAGSTPPDLAYAVHTDIGEGYLHAVDARSSRRIGESHELSEGDVIKIVSTAGP; encoded by the coding sequence ATGATCACGGTCGCGCTGGCGGGGAAGCCGAACGCCGGCAAGTCAACCTTCTACACCGCCGCGACGATGGCCGACGTCGACGTCGCGAACTATCCGTTCACGACGATCGACGCCAACCGCGGAGTGACCCACGTTCGGACCGAGTGTCCCTGTCTCGACCGCGACGAGCGGTGCGGCAACGAGCGCTGCCGCGACGGCAAACGGTACGTACCGGTCGAACTCCTCGACGTGGCCGGGCTCGTCCCCGGCGCACACGAGGGAAAGGGGCTCGGTAACCAGTTTCTCGACGAGTTGACGAACGCGGACGTGGTGGTGAACGTCGTCGACGCCTCCGGGGCGACGAACGCCGAGGGGGAACCGGTCGAACCCGGGAGCCGCGATCCGCTCGACGACGTGGACTTCATCGAGGAGGAGATGGACCTGTGGCTCACGGGGATCGTCGACCGCAACTGGGAGAGCGTCGAGCGCAAGTCGCGGTCGCCGGAGTTCGACATCGAGACGGCGCTCACCGATATGCTCACGGGGTTCGGTGCGAGCGAACACGACGTGGCGTCGGTGCTCCGCGGGCTGGAGTACCCCGCCGATCCGAAGGCGTGGACCGACGACGACCGCGAGGCGCTCGCGCGAGCGGTCCGCCGCCGGACCAAGCCGATCGTCGTCGTCGCAAACAAGGTCGACGCCGCGCCGGAGGACGCTGTCGACCGCATCCGAGCGGGGACCGACAAGCCCGTGATTCCCGCGACCGCGGACGGCGAGCGTGCCCTCCGCCGGGCCGCCGAGGCCGGCGTCGTCGACTACGACCCGGGCGACGAGGCCTTCGAGGTCGTCGGCGACGTCTCCGAGAGCCAGCGGACGGGCCTCGACGCTATCGCCGACGCGATGGCGAGCCATAGGGGGACCGGCGTGCAGGCGGCGCTGAACGCAGCCGTCTACGACCGCCTCGATCGGATCACGGTGTATCCCGTCCAAGACGCCGCGAAGTGGACCGACGGCACCGGGAACGTCCTCCCCGACGCCCACCTCTTGCCCGCGGGGTCGACCCCGCCGGACTTGGCGTACGCCGTTCACACCGACATCGGCGAGGGGTACCTCCACGCGGTCGACGCGCGCTCCTCGCGCCGGATCGGAGAGAGTCACGAGCTGTCGGAGGGCGACGTGATCAAGATCGTCTCGACGGCGGGACCGTGA
- a CDS encoding amidohydrolase family protein: MLGLEHDFRIVDTRATLDPDESSVATHGRDISPERLEREMLQAGIVRAVASPGQRAPGRSYLRANNAVARLSIDRPFVAFARLNGPRDAGTGPMSVVRNLRAERDDHHTRPDDVEQYSYDDRFHGFTLAPHVDGLPNEDVLTRLADADLPLIVHAGKRFPPSAVETELLGYDFPVVLGSFGGHPLDADLMSETLDLLDDHDRLYVDTTAVRYREVLERGILEHPDRVLFGSGAPDAHPNVGVMEVLTLDVSEDLMRRVFAKNPVRLVPALAEGADV; the protein is encoded by the coding sequence ATGCTGGGGCTCGAACACGACTTCCGGATCGTCGACACGCGGGCGACGCTCGATCCCGACGAGTCGTCGGTCGCGACCCACGGTCGTGACATCTCGCCGGAGCGACTGGAGCGGGAGATGCTGCAGGCCGGGATCGTCCGCGCCGTCGCGAGCCCGGGACAGCGCGCGCCCGGTCGGAGCTACCTCCGCGCGAACAACGCCGTCGCTCGGCTCTCTATCGACCGCCCCTTCGTCGCGTTCGCTCGGCTCAACGGTCCGCGCGACGCTGGGACCGGTCCGATGTCCGTCGTTCGGAACCTTCGCGCCGAGCGCGACGACCACCACACGCGCCCGGACGACGTCGAGCAGTACTCCTACGACGACCGCTTTCACGGGTTCACGCTCGCGCCGCACGTCGACGGCCTCCCGAACGAAGACGTGCTGACGCGGCTGGCGGACGCGGACCTCCCGCTCATCGTCCACGCGGGCAAGCGGTTCCCGCCGTCGGCGGTCGAAACGGAACTGCTCGGCTACGACTTCCCGGTGGTGCTCGGGAGCTTCGGCGGCCACCCGCTCGATGCCGACCTGATGAGCGAGACGCTCGACCTGCTCGACGACCACGACCGGCTGTACGTCGACACGACGGCCGTGCGCTACCGCGAGGTGCTCGAACGCGGGATCTTAGAGCATCCGGACCGCGTGCTGTTCGGCTCCGGCGCGCCGGACGCCCACCCGAACGTGGGCGTGATGGAGGTGCTCACGCTCGACGTCTCAGAGGACCTGATGCGGCGAGTGTTCGCGAAGAACCCGGTGCGGCTGGTGCCCGCGCTCGCAGAGGGTGCCGACGTCTGA
- a CDS encoding DUF371 domain-containing protein, translating to MSDADVDDIGDDADGVAGDHTSDDADRTEETDPLVEVVRATGHENVTAEHASTVEFTTDDWLTPAGDCIVGVAADRAPRDFSAEFRDACRDAGATITAEIAVGSPDDESVALDDPAHAAAIVGRGDPGLTLLDDRSMVARTSAYTDDERTVLIEGDAAAGDLDRDLVDALAAGAPAALRLTVDPGA from the coding sequence ATGAGCGACGCAGATGTCGACGACATCGGTGACGACGCCGACGGCGTCGCCGGCGACCACACGAGCGACGACGCGGACCGTACTGAAGAGACCGACCCCCTCGTCGAGGTCGTCCGCGCGACCGGCCACGAGAACGTCACCGCCGAGCACGCGAGCACCGTCGAGTTCACGACCGACGACTGGCTCACGCCCGCGGGCGACTGCATCGTCGGCGTCGCGGCCGACCGCGCCCCCCGGGACTTCTCGGCCGAGTTCCGCGATGCGTGCCGAGACGCCGGAGCGACGATAACGGCGGAGATCGCGGTTGGATCGCCCGACGACGAATCGGTCGCGCTCGACGACCCGGCCCACGCGGCGGCGATCGTCGGCCGGGGTGACCCCGGCCTGACGCTCCTCGATGATCGCTCCATGGTCGCTCGGACGAGCGCGTACACCGATGACGAGCGGACGGTTCTCATCGAGGGCGACGCCGCGGCCGGCGACCTCGACCGCGACCTCGTCGACGCGCTCGCGGCCGGCGCGCCCGCGGCGCTGCGGCTGACGGTCGATCCCGGAGCGTAG